Proteins co-encoded in one Artemia franciscana chromosome 10, ASM3288406v1, whole genome shotgun sequence genomic window:
- the LOC136031704 gene encoding protein spaetzle 4-like: protein MDTLPYLLFMVCCCMCPLVDCFDEFMYCARVTRTQRALLEKVPCDLSKDTYCTEPGNVYPWRTMRSFINENQGTMKRMYGEARQLNILKSEFSDTVDYNNGFLENTFFYDDDALHRYRKRPTFKPPLTQSPTSEQSTTTSTTESSSDFQTDPIEELPLAQPLIGYANETSVDALEINDEAIDQMLNIQDQVTYAELTPTEEAALEAEEDILSTLSTDFEPPTRELQTKSRNSSVSTITLMPKVSTTSILENTTVQATTNPTLLTSTNSSTTESTTSKRTTSTTSTTTTVKPTKKPALKPSTIRTKKPLPVEGNLRTPRPQRQKLPNIPPQLVSKEKSSYYPVYGGNACETKEEVFAPYWVNSTKGKVYAAMNIYPYEQFIHYEKCTNERHQMYCRDGCRCEQQYSLHRLLVFDVLNECRGIFSDWFRMPSSCVCKCYFHPGDPRSSSRRPRVYEETREQRLRRKAAEAYEKVRKFTEEAESAGKFDDPRFDPELDSDIFHSRMGLLDEIERQPVIVDPLVMDGARNAKRLSLRDEKVKSNLVEDKSEVTTAAPELQSSTSEETTKTPSFSLKDQTEYAREEIRPSASVKKQLKSENFREPIEEKRIPRRPVLEVAKDIHKVKYKTARSYQLNIESNFDNEAVEYSDYKKYPVQWAKPVSEGSQILKNPR, encoded by the exons GAGGACAATGCGTTCGTTCATAAACGAAAATCAAGGAACAATGAAGCGGATGTATGGAGAGGCACGTCAATTAAACATCCTTAAAAGCGAATTTTCTGATACGGTTGATTATAACAACGGATTTCTGGAGAATACCTTCTTCTACGATGACGATGCTCTCCACCGCTACCGGAAGAGACCAACGTTCAAGCCACCTTTGACACAGTCTCCAACGTCGGAGCAGTCTACGACAACGTCTACCACAGAATCATCCTCAGATTTCCAAACAGATCCTATTGAAGAGCTACCATTGGCTCAGCCATTGATTGGGTATGCTAACGAGACATCTGTTGACGCACTGGAAATTAACGATGAAGCGATTGATCAAATGCTGAACATTCAGGACCAAGTTACATATGCTG agCTGACACCAACTGAAGAAGCTGCATTAGAGGCTGAAGAAGATATCTTATCAACACTGAGTACTGATTTTGAGCCCCCAACCAGAGAATTGCagacaaaatcaagaaattcTTCAGTGTCTACTATAACTTTAATGCCCAAAGTGTCTACAACATCAATATTAGAAAACACGACAGTCCAAGCAACTACGAATCCTACTCTATTGACCAGCACTAATTCTTCAACTACTGAATCAAC GACTTCCAAAAGAACCACCTCTACCACTTCCACAACGACTACGGTTAAACCAACAAAAAAGCCGGCTTTAAAGCCATCTACAATAAGGACTAAAAAACCGTTACCCGTGGAAGGAAACTTACGAACTCCTCGGCCACAAAGACAAAAGCTTCCGAATATTCCACCCCAGCTTGTGTCAAAAGAAAAGTCGTCCTATTACCCAGTATATGGGGG GAACGCTTGTGAAACCAAGGAAGAGGTCTTTGCTCCATATTGGGTGAACAGCACAAAAGGAAAGGTCTATGCTGCCATGAACATCTACCCTTATGAGCAATTTATCCATTACGAAAAATGCAC GAATGAACGCCATCAGATGTATTGTAGAGATGGTTGTAGATGCGAGCAGCAGTACTCCCTTCATCGATTACTTGTATTTGATGTACTTAACGAATGTCGAGGAATATTCTCTGACTGGTTTCGGATGCCTTCGAGCTGCGTTTGCAAATGCTACTTCCATCCAG GTGATCCGCGATCTTCTTCAAGGCGTCCACGAGTCTATGAAGAAACGAGAGAGCAGCGTCTACGACGAAAAGCTGCAGAAGCCTATGAAAAGGTCAGAAAATTCACAGAAGAAGCAGAATCAGCGGGAAAATTTGATGATCCCAGATTCGATCCTGAGCTAGATAGTGATATATTTCACTCTCGAATGGGGCTACTAGATGAAATAGAGAGACAACCTGTTATAGTTGACCCTCTAGTGATGGATGGTGCACGCAACGCAAAAAGACTTTCACTCAGAGATGAAAAAGTTAAATCAAACCTTGTCGAAGATAAATCAGAAGTTACAACCGCTGCGCCAGAATTACAAAGTAGCACGTCAGAAGAAACAACGAAAACGCCTAGCTTTTCGTTAAAAGATCAAACCGAATACGCGAGAGAAGAAATAAGGCCTTCTGCGTCAGTgaagaaacaactaaaaagtgaaaattttagaGAACCAATTGAGGAGAAAAGAATTCCTCGTAGACCAGTCCTTGAAGTTGCGAAAGACATTCACAAGGTGAAGTACAAAACCGCACGAAGTTATCAGTTGAACATTGAGAGTAATTTCGACAACGAAGCTGTTGAATATTCTgattataaaaaatatccagTGCAATGGGCAAAGCCTGTGAGTGAAGGGtcgcaaattttgaaaaacccgAGATGA